From the Limosilactobacillus panis genome, one window contains:
- a CDS encoding carboxymuconolactone decarboxylase family protein yields MTDYKQELAEVMANNKNLFSSTGATGKAFLNVHDEAIKAGALDGKTKVLEALAIAIRCEGCIVQHVKGAIKLGATRDEIVETINVAIMMGGGPSTVYGGKALACADQFLEDK; encoded by the coding sequence ATGACTGATTACAAGCAAGAGTTAGCCGAAGTAATGGCAAACAATAAGAACCTCTTTTCCAGCACAGGAGCAACGGGAAAGGCCTTCTTAAACGTCCACGATGAGGCAATCAAGGCCGGGGCCTTAGATGGCAAGACAAAGGTCTTAGAAGCATTGGCGATTGCAATTCGCTGCGAGGGCTGCATTGTTCAACATGTCAAGGGCGCCATTAAACTAGGTGCCACGCGGGATGAAATTGTCGAAACCATCAATGTTGCCATCATGATGGGTGGCGGTCCATCGACGGTATACGGCGGTAAAGCATTAGCGTGTGCTGATCAATTCCTTGAGGATAAGTAG
- a CDS encoding SDR family oxidoreductase encodes MTKQVLILGATGKIAGHAITDLLKKTDDHLLLFTRHPQNLTNVDDTRETVIKGDTLKPAELNAAVAKADVVYANLRNPQIEQQAQNIVKAMDQNGVKQLVWISSIGIYNEVPGKFGEWNNEMLGGGQEDSYLGTYRKAADVVSASDLDYTIIRPAWLTDKDEVDYETTKRGESFKGTEVSRKSIGNLVEKIIAHPDKYVRQDLGVNKPHTAGDKPAWY; translated from the coding sequence ATGACGAAACAAGTTTTGATTCTCGGTGCAACCGGTAAGATCGCGGGGCACGCAATTACGGACCTACTAAAGAAGACTGACGACCACCTGTTGCTCTTTACCCGCCATCCCCAGAACTTAACCAATGTTGATGATACCCGGGAGACGGTAATCAAGGGCGACACACTGAAGCCGGCGGAACTAAACGCAGCGGTTGCCAAGGCCGATGTGGTTTATGCTAACCTGCGCAACCCGCAGATTGAGCAGCAGGCCCAAAACATTGTTAAGGCAATGGACCAGAACGGGGTCAAACAACTCGTTTGGATTTCATCAATCGGTATTTATAATGAGGTCCCTGGTAAGTTCGGTGAATGGAATAACGAAATGCTCGGTGGCGGCCAAGAGGACAGTTACCTGGGTACTTACCGCAAAGCCGCCGATGTAGTTTCGGCCTCTGACCTTGACTACACCATTATCCGGCCGGCCTGGTTAACTGATAAGGATGAGGTCGATTACGAAACGACCAAGCGGGGCGAATCCTTTAAGGGGACTGAGGTTTCAAGAAAATCAATTGGCAACCTGGTTGAGAAGATAATTGCCCACCCTGATAAGTACGTCCGCCAGGACCTCGGTGTCAACAAGCCGCACACCGCCGGTGATAAGCCTGCCTGGTACTAA
- a CDS encoding GlsB/YeaQ/YmgE family stress response membrane protein translates to MHWLWVLIVGGVIGLIAGAVTRRGGSMGVISNIIAGLVGSALGEAILGSWGPQVAGMAVVPSIIGAVILVLIVSLIFGVRPER, encoded by the coding sequence ATGCATTGGTTATGGGTATTAATCGTTGGTGGCGTAATTGGACTGATTGCCGGCGCAGTCACTAGACGTGGTGGATCCATGGGAGTCATCAGTAACATTATTGCCGGACTGGTTGGATCAGCACTAGGGGAAGCAATCCTTGGTAGCTGGGGACCTCAGGTGGCCGGGATGGCAGTTGTCCCGTCAATCATCGGTGCAGTGATCCTGGTATTGATTGTTTCCTTGATCTTTGGCGTCCGACCAGAAAGGTAA
- a CDS encoding maltose acetyltransferase domain-containing protein, with protein MDEQLIKKVLATVNAGEPYDDVAPEITAVRNWALDLCRQYNFEYYRTGKADLAMLKTLFAVTPAQLSC; from the coding sequence ATGGATGAACAACTAATCAAGAAAGTCCTGGCAACGGTCAACGCTGGTGAACCTTACGACGACGTTGCCCCAGAAATCACGGCGGTCCGCAACTGGGCCCTCGACTTGTGCCGGCAGTACAACTTTGAATATTACCGGACGGGGAAGGCCGACTTAGCGATGTTGAAGACACTCTTTGCTGTGACGCCTGCCCAACTTTCATGTTGA
- a CDS encoding DapH/DapD/GlmU-related protein yields MDCAPIKFGDEVKIGPKCGFYTSNHVEDAVGRRAGYVESRPITVGNNVWFGASVNVVGGVTIGDNSIIGAGSVVVDDIPANVIAAGNPAKVIRPLPLRTDDRYQGLENRTGDYHYGE; encoded by the coding sequence ATGGACTGCGCGCCGATTAAGTTTGGCGATGAGGTCAAGATTGGCCCTAAGTGCGGCTTTTACACCTCTAACCACGTTGAAGACGCGGTCGGTCGTCGAGCGGGCTACGTTGAATCGCGCCCCATCACGGTAGGTAATAACGTCTGGTTTGGCGCTAGTGTAAACGTGGTCGGCGGGGTTACGATTGGTGATAACAGCATCATCGGTGCCGGGAGCGTGGTAGTCGATGACATCCCCGCCAACGTCATCGCCGCCGGTAACCCGGCAAAGGTAATTCGGCCCCTCCCCCTCCGGACTGATGACCGCTACCAGGGACTGGAAAACCGGACTGGCGATTACCATTACGGCGAATAG
- a CDS encoding aminopeptidase C, whose translation MVEKYQKNFHARKDAAVISRAVQKNGIKNASEDPIASQRLHRAFSYEIKTGKPSNQRHSGRCWSFATLNTLRHKFAKKYNFKDFELSQNYLFFWDRIERANMFFQKIIETADRPLHDRLVDFYLSFALNDGGQWANAAAIVEKYGVVPEYVMPDTHNTKDTTDVAEVMNYLMRKDALKLRQLVDDGAKEADLAAAKEEMMADVYKVAAYSFGEPPVKFDLEFKDDDKKFHQVLGLTPLDFYHQYFDTNFNDYVVVTNAPDHEYGKVYSMPTQDSVVGGVPIKFMNVPFKDLQAAAIKQLKAGETVWVGNDVLQQMDRKRGLMDAKLFHRAELLDVDFTMDKKDRLESRQAMVSHAMTLTGFDLENGQPTRWKIENSWGKDNGDNGYFVMTQDWFEEYTYEAVIDKKYLPADLQKLAASEPVELTAWDSLQ comes from the coding sequence ATGGTTGAAAAATACCAGAAAAATTTCCACGCCCGCAAGGATGCAGCAGTCATTTCCCGGGCGGTGCAAAAGAACGGGATTAAAAACGCTAGTGAGGATCCAATCGCCAGCCAACGCCTTCACCGGGCCTTTTCCTACGAAATCAAGACGGGGAAACCCAGCAACCAGCGGCATAGTGGCCGTTGCTGGTCATTTGCGACCCTGAATACCCTCCGGCACAAGTTTGCGAAGAAGTACAATTTTAAGGACTTCGAGCTTTCCCAAAACTACCTTTTCTTCTGGGACCGGATTGAACGGGCCAACATGTTTTTCCAAAAGATTATTGAGACAGCTGACCGGCCCCTCCATGACCGCCTGGTCGACTTCTACCTTAGTTTTGCCCTGAATGACGGTGGTCAGTGGGCCAACGCCGCCGCTATTGTTGAAAAGTATGGGGTCGTCCCGGAATACGTCATGCCCGACACTCACAATACCAAGGACACTACCGACGTGGCCGAGGTAATGAACTACCTGATGCGCAAGGACGCCTTGAAACTCCGCCAGTTGGTTGACGACGGTGCTAAGGAGGCGGATCTAGCGGCAGCTAAGGAAGAGATGATGGCCGACGTTTATAAGGTGGCGGCCTACTCCTTTGGTGAACCACCGGTTAAATTTGACCTGGAATTTAAAGACGACGACAAGAAGTTCCACCAGGTCCTGGGCTTAACACCACTAGACTTTTACCACCAGTACTTTGACACCAACTTCAACGACTACGTGGTGGTCACTAACGCACCGGACCACGAGTACGGCAAGGTCTACTCAATGCCAACCCAGGATAGCGTGGTTGGTGGGGTGCCAATCAAGTTTATGAACGTACCGTTTAAGGACCTCCAAGCCGCCGCAATCAAGCAGTTGAAGGCCGGGGAAACCGTCTGGGTCGGTAACGACGTTCTCCAACAAATGGACCGGAAGCGGGGCCTGATGGACGCCAAGCTTTTCCACCGCGCCGAGCTTTTGGATGTGGACTTTACAATGGACAAAAAAGACCGGCTGGAATCCCGGCAGGCAATGGTGTCCCACGCCATGACCCTGACCGGCTTCGACCTGGAAAATGGTCAGCCGACCCGGTGGAAGATTGAAAACAGCTGGGGCAAAGATAACGGGGACAATGGTTACTTTGTGATGACCCAGGACTGGTTTGAGGAATACACCTACGAAGCAGTAATTGATAAAAAGTACCTACCAGCCGACCTGCAGAAGCTGGCAGCAAGTGAACCGGTCGAACTAACGGCTTGGGACTCACTACAATAG
- a CDS encoding helix-turn-helix domain-containing protein produces the protein MTTPKMFNTGAEYALSIIGGKWKPVILYLLAGHPRRTGELVKQLGTSYKVLSDQLREMMDAEIVSRKSFNTMPPHVEYRLTAAGENLYAALRYLNYWGEQQAVTDPNVKIMCTEKMKELDDDGLCVITKQHLHHWKQEIVKQK, from the coding sequence ATGACCACTCCTAAGATGTTTAATACCGGTGCTGAATATGCCCTCTCCATCATCGGCGGCAAGTGGAAACCCGTTATTTTGTACCTCCTTGCTGGCCATCCCCGGCGAACGGGCGAACTAGTGAAGCAACTTGGTACATCTTATAAGGTCCTTAGCGACCAACTCCGCGAAATGATGGATGCCGAAATCGTTAGTCGAAAGAGTTTCAACACAATGCCGCCCCACGTCGAATACCGACTGACCGCCGCGGGGGAAAACCTTTACGCTGCACTGCGTTACCTCAACTACTGGGGTGAGCAGCAGGCAGTAACGGACCCTAACGTTAAAATAATGTGTACCGAAAAAATGAAAGAGCTTGATGACGACGGGCTCTGCGTCATCACCAAGCAGCACCTCCACCACTGGAAGCAAGAAATTGTTAAGCAGAAATAA
- a CDS encoding NAD(P)-dependent oxidoreductase, whose protein sequence is MKIVIADYPESMMKSHQLEKEVLQAGLPGCQVVVFPYQDDRRTAFLEEIHDADALLTAFIKVDEEVFQAAPQLKVVSINATGYDNVDLTAAKRHGVAVCPVGEYCTEDVAEFTITTMLALVRNLKAYLGDVDHQHEWRYDYAQPNCRLSNMTLGIFGLGKIGRAVAKKAAALGMKVIANDLFISKENYAKVADLVKLTSVNDLLAQADVITNHMNLNDSNRNFFTADRFQKMAKHPYFLNMARGGEVNEDDLVQALDTKRIRGAALDVLATEFPDLAHNPLVGRENVLVTPHTAFYSIDSTTTLQRISCQNIVNYLNGHPEKVFKLVVNPQEGGEQ, encoded by the coding sequence ATGAAAATTGTAATTGCTGACTACCCTGAATCGATGATGAAAAGCCACCAGCTGGAAAAGGAGGTCCTGCAGGCGGGCCTTCCCGGCTGCCAAGTCGTGGTCTTCCCCTACCAGGATGACCGCCGGACAGCTTTTCTAGAGGAAATCCACGATGCCGATGCGCTCCTCACCGCCTTTATCAAGGTTGATGAAGAAGTGTTTCAAGCGGCGCCACAGCTTAAGGTGGTTTCTATCAACGCTACTGGCTATGATAATGTTGATCTGACCGCTGCTAAACGGCATGGCGTTGCTGTTTGCCCCGTTGGTGAGTACTGCACTGAAGACGTCGCCGAGTTTACTATTACAACCATGCTTGCCCTCGTTCGCAATCTCAAAGCCTACCTGGGCGACGTTGACCACCAGCACGAGTGGCGCTATGACTACGCCCAGCCTAACTGCCGGCTTAGCAACATGACACTGGGGATTTTCGGCCTCGGTAAAATTGGCCGCGCTGTTGCGAAAAAGGCGGCCGCATTGGGGATGAAAGTCATCGCTAATGACCTCTTCATCAGCAAAGAGAACTATGCTAAAGTTGCCGATCTGGTTAAGCTAACCAGCGTTAACGATCTCCTGGCTCAAGCAGACGTAATTACTAACCACATGAATCTTAATGACAGCAACCGTAACTTCTTTACTGCGGACCGCTTCCAAAAGATGGCCAAGCACCCCTACTTTTTGAATATGGCCCGGGGTGGTGAGGTTAATGAAGATGACTTGGTTCAGGCACTCGATACGAAGCGAATTAGGGGTGCAGCCCTGGATGTTTTGGCAACCGAATTTCCCGACCTCGCACATAATCCGTTAGTCGGGCGGGAAAATGTTCTGGTTACGCCCCACACTGCCTTTTACAGTATTGACTCAACAACTACTTTGCAAAGGATTTCGTGCCAAAATATTGTCAACTACTTAAATGGTCACCCGGAAAAGGTCTTTAAACTCGTGGTTAATCCCCAGGAAGGAGGAGAACAATGA
- the asd gene encoding aspartate-semialdehyde dehydrogenase: MSAKLKVGVIGATGMVGQRFVTLLANHPWFVVTVVAASKHSAGKKYGEAVKDRWKMGTTPIPENVKDLTILDAEDVDKVADQVDFVFSAVHMDKGAIRNLEDEYTKHETPVVSNNSAHRWTPDVPMVVPEINPDHIEVIKYQRERLGVKHGFVAVKPNCSIQSYTPALAAWMKFEPTQALACTYQAISGAGKTLEDAPEIQGNVIPYIPGEEKKSEDEPLKIWGHVDDEQKAIVPAKSPIITSQCLRVPVLYGHTVAAFVNFKQKPSKEDLIKALEDYSGEPQKLGLPSAPKQFIQYLDDDFRPQVRYDVNFEHGMGISIGRLREDKLFDWKFIGLSHNTARGAAGGAIELAELLKAKGYIEAK; this comes from the coding sequence ATGAGTGCAAAGTTAAAAGTCGGTGTGATTGGTGCGACGGGAATGGTTGGTCAACGCTTTGTTACGTTGCTTGCTAACCACCCCTGGTTTGTAGTGACGGTCGTTGCTGCCAGCAAGCACAGTGCTGGTAAGAAGTACGGTGAAGCCGTTAAGGACCGCTGGAAGATGGGAACGACGCCAATTCCGGAAAACGTGAAGGACTTAACCATCCTTGATGCTGAAGACGTTGATAAAGTAGCTGACCAGGTTGACTTTGTTTTCTCCGCGGTTCATATGGATAAGGGCGCCATTCGTAATCTGGAAGATGAGTATACTAAGCATGAAACACCGGTTGTTTCTAACAATAGTGCCCACCGGTGGACGCCAGATGTCCCAATGGTGGTTCCCGAAATTAATCCAGACCATATCGAAGTCATTAAGTACCAGCGTGAACGGCTCGGGGTTAAGCATGGCTTTGTGGCAGTTAAGCCTAACTGTTCAATCCAAAGCTACACACCGGCCCTAGCGGCTTGGATGAAGTTTGAACCGACTCAGGCACTGGCATGTACCTACCAGGCCATTTCTGGTGCTGGGAAAACTTTAGAAGATGCACCGGAAATTCAAGGAAACGTTATCCCATATATTCCTGGCGAAGAAAAGAAGTCTGAAGATGAGCCACTGAAGATCTGGGGTCACGTTGATGATGAGCAGAAGGCCATTGTGCCAGCCAAGTCACCAATAATTACCAGTCAATGTCTACGAGTGCCAGTATTATACGGGCACACCGTGGCGGCCTTTGTTAACTTCAAGCAAAAACCAAGTAAGGAAGATCTAATTAAGGCCCTGGAAGATTATAGTGGTGAACCGCAAAAGCTAGGGTTGCCAAGTGCCCCTAAGCAGTTCATCCAATACCTGGATGATGATTTTCGGCCACAAGTCCGCTATGACGTTAACTTTGAGCACGGTATGGGAATTTCAATTGGTCGTTTACGTGAGGATAAGCTCTTCGACTGGAAGTTTATCGGCCTGTCCCACAACACCGCCCGTGGTGCTGCTGGCGGTGCCATTGAATTAGCCGAATTATTGAAGGCAAAAGGGTATATTGAGGCCAAATAA
- a CDS encoding CsbD family protein — MDNIERLIAMVSDKHGLKDQLAGKFKEVKGKLTNDKCEQAEGKVQKNFGKAKDKIQDAKDELKEKE; from the coding sequence ATGGACAACATAGAAAGGTTGATTGCGATGGTTAGCGATAAACACGGATTGAAGGACCAGCTTGCTGGCAAGTTCAAAGAAGTCAAGGGGAAATTGACCAATGACAAATGTGAACAAGCGGAAGGCAAGGTCCAGAAAAATTTTGGCAAGGCCAAAGATAAGATACAAGATGCTAAGGATGAGTTAAAGGAAAAGGAATAA